The following are encoded together in the Streptomyces asoensis genome:
- a CDS encoding potassium/proton antiporter, translating into MTVHHLNQLLLVCSLVLLVAVAAVRISSRSGLPSLLVYVGIGVLMGQDGIGNIHFDNAEMTQVIGYAALVVILAEGGLGTKWKEIEPALPSATALALAGVAVSVGVTATAAHFVTGLEWRQALIIGAVVSSTDAAAVFSVLRKIPLPSRVTGTLEAESGFNDAPVVILVVAFSTAGPVEHWYVLLGEIALELAIGAAIGLAVGWLGSWGLRHVALPASGLYPIAVMAIAVTAYAAGSLAHGSGFLGVYLASMVMGNAKLPHWPATRGFADGLGWIAQIGMFVLLGLLVTPHELGDDVLPALVIGLVLTMVARPLSVVLCLTPFRVPWQEQTLMSWAGLRGAVPIILATIPMVNGVDASRRIFNIVFVLVVVYTLIQGPTLPWLARKLRLGGDPEAADLGVESAPLERLRGHLLSVAIPEGSKMHGVEVNELRLPAGAAVTLVVREGTSFVPMPTTVLRHGDELLVVATDPVRDAAERRLRAVGHGGKLAGWLGTGGTR; encoded by the coding sequence CTGACTGTCCACCACCTCAACCAGCTCCTGCTCGTCTGCTCGCTCGTCCTGCTCGTCGCCGTCGCAGCGGTCCGGATCTCCTCGCGCAGCGGGCTCCCCAGCCTGCTCGTGTACGTGGGGATAGGCGTCCTCATGGGCCAGGACGGCATCGGCAACATCCACTTCGACAACGCGGAGATGACCCAGGTCATCGGCTATGCCGCCCTGGTCGTGATCCTCGCCGAGGGCGGCCTCGGCACGAAGTGGAAGGAGATCGAACCGGCCCTGCCGTCCGCCACGGCGCTGGCACTGGCCGGCGTCGCGGTCAGCGTCGGCGTCACCGCCACGGCCGCGCACTTCGTGACCGGGCTGGAGTGGCGACAGGCGCTGATCATCGGTGCGGTGGTGTCCTCGACGGACGCGGCGGCGGTCTTCTCCGTCCTGCGCAAGATCCCCCTCCCCTCACGCGTGACGGGCACGCTGGAGGCCGAGTCCGGCTTCAACGACGCCCCGGTGGTCATCCTGGTGGTCGCCTTCTCCACGGCGGGCCCCGTGGAGCACTGGTACGTCCTGCTCGGCGAGATAGCGCTGGAACTGGCCATCGGCGCCGCCATCGGCCTCGCGGTCGGCTGGCTGGGCTCCTGGGGCCTCAGGCACGTCGCGCTGCCCGCCTCCGGCCTCTACCCGATCGCCGTCATGGCGATCGCGGTCACCGCCTACGCGGCGGGCTCACTGGCGCACGGCAGCGGCTTCCTGGGCGTGTATCTCGCCTCGATGGTCATGGGCAACGCGAAGCTGCCGCACTGGCCCGCCACCCGCGGGTTCGCCGACGGCCTCGGCTGGATCGCCCAGATCGGCATGTTCGTCCTGCTCGGCCTGCTGGTGACCCCGCACGAACTGGGCGACGACGTGCTGCCCGCCCTCGTCATCGGCCTGGTGCTGACCATGGTGGCCCGCCCGCTCAGCGTGGTGCTGTGCCTGACGCCGTTCCGGGTGCCCTGGCAGGAGCAGACCCTGATGTCCTGGGCCGGCCTGCGCGGAGCCGTCCCCATCATCCTGGCGACGATCCCCATGGTGAACGGTGTCGACGCCAGCCGCCGCATCTTCAACATCGTCTTCGTCCTGGTCGTCGTCTACACCCTGATCCAGGGGCCGACGCTGCCCTGGCTGGCGCGCAAACTGCGCCTGGGCGGCGACCCCGAGGCCGCCGACCTCGGCGTCGAGTCGGCGCCCCTGGAGCGGCTGCGCGGGCATCTGCTGTCGGTGGCGATCCCCGAGGGGTCGAAGATGCACGGCGTCGAGGTCAACGAACTGCGGCTGCCGGCCGGAGCGGCCGTCACCCTCGTCGTGCGCGAGGGGACGTCGTTCGTGCCGATGCCGACGACCGTGCTGCGGCACGGCGACGAACTCCTCGTCGTCGCCACCGACCCGGTCCGCGACGCGGCCGAACGACGACTGCGCGCCGTCGGCCACGGCGGCAAGCTCGCCGGCTGGCTGGGCACCGGCGGCACACGTTAA
- a CDS encoding MFS transporter translates to MASTVTTEPSKDSSAPARPGYGQLLRTRGAWTFLLPGFAARQPFAMLTISIVLLVQHTTGSYGAAGAAAAVTGVSMALCAPYSGRLADRYGQRAVLIPGVLVHTLSGIALTVLALSHAPLWTVFLAAVPTGASVPQIGPMVRARWGVRLKGSPLMTTAAAFESVTDELTFVFGPLLATALCTGVNPAAGLVTEASLTLVGGLLFAAQRSSQPQVAAAGHARVEHASALRVPGVRVLVVTFLGIGTVFGGMQVSLAAFTESIGEPGLNGVLYGTFAAGNMLSGLVCGAVAWKAAPRQRLVVAYTALALVASGLWAAHSVLVLAGLGLLVGMCIAPALITGYTLVEDLVPAGARTEAFTWLTGAVALGQAAAVTVAGQLEDRFWGGAGFLVPMGGTLLALTTLLALRSRLAAHPRARTVARGVGHRVPVTVD, encoded by the coding sequence GTGGCATCCACGGTCACCACCGAGCCGTCGAAGGACTCGTCGGCCCCCGCCCGCCCGGGATACGGGCAGCTGCTGCGCACCCGCGGAGCCTGGACGTTCCTGCTGCCCGGCTTCGCGGCCCGCCAGCCGTTCGCCATGCTCACGATCTCCATCGTGCTGCTCGTGCAGCACACCACCGGCTCGTACGGCGCGGCCGGCGCCGCCGCCGCCGTCACCGGCGTCTCCATGGCGCTGTGCGCGCCGTACAGCGGGCGCCTCGCCGACCGCTACGGGCAGCGGGCGGTACTGATCCCCGGTGTGCTCGTGCACACGCTGTCGGGCATCGCCCTCACCGTGCTCGCCCTGAGCCACGCACCCCTGTGGACGGTGTTCCTGGCGGCCGTCCCCACGGGCGCCTCGGTCCCGCAGATCGGACCCATGGTGCGGGCCCGCTGGGGCGTCCGGCTCAAGGGCTCGCCCCTGATGACCACCGCGGCGGCCTTCGAGTCCGTCACCGACGAGCTGACCTTCGTCTTCGGCCCCCTGCTGGCGACGGCCCTGTGCACGGGCGTCAACCCGGCGGCCGGCCTCGTCACCGAGGCCTCGCTGACCCTGGTCGGCGGTCTGCTGTTCGCCGCGCAGAGGAGCTCCCAGCCGCAGGTCGCCGCCGCGGGCCACGCGCGCGTGGAGCACGCCTCGGCGCTGCGCGTCCCCGGGGTGCGCGTGCTGGTCGTGACCTTCCTGGGCATCGGCACCGTCTTCGGCGGCATGCAGGTCTCGCTGGCCGCGTTCACCGAGTCGATCGGCGAGCCCGGCCTGAACGGCGTCCTGTACGGCACCTTCGCCGCCGGCAACATGCTCTCCGGCCTGGTCTGCGGCGCCGTCGCCTGGAAGGCCGCCCCGCGACAGCGCCTGGTCGTCGCCTACACCGCGCTGGCGCTCGTCGCCTCGGGTCTGTGGGCCGCGCACTCGGTGCTCGTGCTCGCGGGCCTGGGCCTCCTGGTCGGCATGTGCATCGCGCCCGCGCTGATCACCGGCTACACGCTGGTCGAGGACCTGGTTCCGGCCGGCGCCCGCACCGAGGCGTTCACCTGGCTGACCGGCGCGGTCGCGCTGGGCCAGGCGGCCGCCGTCACGGTCGCCGGCCAGCTGGAGGACCGCTTCTGGGGCGGCGCCGGTTTCCTGGTGCCCATGGGCGGCACGCTGCTCGCCCTGACGACCCTGCTGGCGCTGCGTTCCCGGCTCGCGGCGCACCCGCGCGCGCGGACGGTGGCACGTGGCGTCGGTCACCGCGTGCCGGTGACAGTGGACTGA
- a CDS encoding FmdB family zinc ribbon protein codes for MPTYQYQCTECGEGLEAVQKFTDDALTECPNCGGRLKKVFSAVGIVFKGSGFYRNDSRGSSSSSSPASSSKPSTSGSDSKASTSSSSSDSKSSSTGTSTGSSSAA; via the coding sequence GTGCCTACCTACCAGTACCAGTGCACCGAGTGCGGCGAGGGCCTCGAGGCGGTGCAGAAGTTCACCGACGATGCCCTGACCGAGTGCCCCAACTGCGGTGGCCGCCTCAAGAAGGTGTTCTCCGCCGTAGGCATCGTCTTCAAGGGCTCCGGCTTCTACCGCAACGACAGCCGCGGCTCCTCGTCGAGCAGCTCGCCGGCGTCGTCCTCGAAGCCGTCGACGTCCGGCTCCGACTCCAAGGCGTCGACCTCGTCGTCGTCCTCGGACTCGAAGTCGTCCAGCACCGGCACCTCGACCGGCAGCAGCTCGGCCGCGTAA
- a CDS encoding S-methyl-5'-thioadenosine phosphorylase: MANKAYAEIGVIGGSGFYSFLDDVTELQVDTPYGPPSDSLFLGEIAGRRVAFLPRHGRGHHLPPHRINYRANLWALRSVGARQVLGPCAVGGLRPEYGPGTLLVPDQLVDRTKSRTGTYFDGLPLPDGKVPNVVHVSLADPYCPAGRSAALKAARGREWEPVDGGTLVVIEGPRFSTRAESSWHQAQGWSVVGMTGHPEAALARELELCYTSLTLVTDLDAGAESGEGVSQEDVLQVFAANVDRLREVLFDTVAALPSEGERDCLCVNALGGLDPGFDLP, from the coding sequence ATGGCGAACAAGGCGTACGCAGAGATAGGCGTGATCGGCGGCTCCGGCTTCTACTCGTTCCTCGACGACGTGACCGAACTCCAGGTCGACACCCCTTACGGTCCGCCCAGCGACTCGCTCTTCCTCGGCGAGATCGCCGGCCGGCGGGTCGCCTTCCTTCCCCGGCACGGCCGCGGTCACCATCTGCCGCCCCACCGGATCAACTACCGGGCCAACCTGTGGGCGCTGCGCTCGGTCGGGGCCCGCCAGGTCCTCGGCCCGTGCGCGGTGGGCGGCCTGCGCCCCGAGTACGGCCCCGGAACACTGCTCGTGCCCGACCAGCTGGTCGACCGTACGAAGTCCCGGACCGGAACCTACTTCGACGGACTGCCCCTGCCCGACGGCAAGGTGCCGAACGTGGTGCATGTGTCACTGGCCGACCCGTACTGCCCCGCGGGGCGCTCCGCGGCACTGAAGGCGGCGCGCGGACGCGAGTGGGAGCCCGTGGACGGCGGAACGCTGGTCGTGATCGAGGGGCCGCGCTTCTCGACCCGTGCCGAATCGTCGTGGCACCAGGCCCAGGGCTGGTCCGTGGTGGGCATGACCGGCCACCCGGAGGCGGCCCTCGCCCGGGAACTCGAGCTCTGCTACACGTCGTTGACACTGGTCACCGACCTGGACGCGGGCGCCGAGAGCGGTGAGGGCGTCTCGCAGGAGGACGTGCTCCAGGTGTTCGCCGCGAACGTGGACCGGCTGCGCGAGGTCTTGTTCGACACGGTGGCCGCGCTGCCCTCCGAGGGGGAACGGGACTGCCTGTGCGTGAACGCCCTGGGCGGACTGGATCCGGGCTTCGACCTGCCCTGA